Genomic DNA from Fimbriimonas ginsengisoli Gsoil 348:
AGCGGCGAGCCGCCCTTTTCGCAAGTAGCCGGCCAGCGCCAATTGCGAAAAGCCAAGTCCCGCACTCCCGGTCCCTCGTACTCTCTGCTCCAAGCGCCCGATCAGCTCCCGATCGGCAATGACCCAGCCCGCGCGGAGCCCGGGTGCGAGGTAGCCGGAGAGCGAGTCGACTTCGACGACGAACCGCGAACGGGACAGGGAACGCAAGCGAGGCGGTTGACCGTAAAACGCGATCGGGCGGTAATGCGCATCCTCGACGACGTAGATTCCCCGCTCTTCGGCCAGCCTCACTATCTCGCGGCGAGTTTCTAAAGGCGCCAGCGACCCGGTCGCCGGTCCAAAACTCGGCCAACAGAGGATCGCTTTCACACCCTTAACAAGGGAGCGGAGGGCATCTAGATCCAGGCCCGCCGAACCCGAGGGCGCTCGTACGGCCACCAATCCCCGCATCGTCAGGAAGCTCTCCATACCAAGAAAACCGGGCTCCTCCACCAGAATCTGGTCGCCCGGCGAGCAGAGCTCGTCGAGCAAGAGGCCGATCGCGTGGTTCGCGCCGAGGGTCACCAGCAATTCCGCTTCCGCGGTCTCACGCTCTCGAGCCAACGCATACCGAAGCTCCGGGAGCCCAGCCGGCGGCGCGTAATAGAACGCCCAGGGTGATGCGTTACGCAACTCGGCGATCTCGGCGAGGAACTCGTCGTGCAAAAACAGCGCGGGGTCCGGGACGGCGGTGGCCAACGACCGCAGCCCACCCGCCGAGCTGAGCGGTTCGTAGTCGGCCATGGGTCCGCTCGCTAGCAATGCGGCAAGTCTCTCCCTTGCCTCCGCACTCGGCAATTCGCGGACTACGCGCGTTCCGTCTCCGACTCTCGCCTCGGTCAGTCCCCAGCTCCCGAGCAGACGGTAAGCCTCCAATACCGTCTGTCGCGCGACATCCAACGAGCCGGCCAAGGAGCGGACGGTTGGCAGGCGGCAACCAAGCGGCAAGGCGCCCGAAGCGATCTGCGACCGAAGCTGCTCCGCAATCTGCTGGTAGATCGGCTCCGATGAATCACGTTCAAGTCTTAGTCCGGTCAATTCACCTGCATTGTCCTATATGGGTGGCTACTCTAACGACGGATAACGATGCATGGTTGCCGCAATGCTCGCCGTCTCTCTCGCCAGCCTCGCCGTCACGGACGAAAAGTCGCTCGATTTCTGGGTAGGAAATTGGGATGCCGTCGGCCGCTCTCTAAATCCGGACGGCAAGACTTGGTCTCAAACCAAGGCCGAAAATCGGATCGAAAGGGTATTGGGCGACAAGGTCGTCCAAGAGAGCTTTACGATGGGAACGTTCGCCGGTCAAAGCTGGTCGGTCTATGCCCCCAAAGCGAAAATCTGGAGGCAGACCTGGGTGGATAACCAGGGCGGATACATCGACCTCGTCGGCGGAATGGAAAACGGCCACATGGTCCTCCATACCATCCCGCAAAAAGCAAAGCCGAAGCTCGCCAATCGAATGATCTTCCAAGACATCACCCCTCAAGCCTTCACCTGGCGCTGGGAAAGCACCAAAGACGGCGGCAAGAATTGGCAGCTTCAGTGGGAGTTGAAGTACACGAGAAGGGCGTGATTCTCCGGAGCCCCTCCTCTTGCCGTCGTGGCTAAAGCGCCGCAGAAGCCGGCAACGTAGATCGCGAACGGGAGGAGGAGGGGTTGGGGTGGAGGTTCCCGGAATCACAAGAACGATTACGATGCCCGCATCCGAACCGGCCGGCCCGTCCGGGCTGATTCGTACAGTGCCTGGACGATCCGAATGTCCCTGAGCCCCTCCTCGCCCGGCGTCCTAACCTTGGTGTGGTTACGGATGCACTGCGAGAAGTGGTCGATCTGCGCCGCGAACTGGTCGTTCGCGGTAACCGGGAACGGATTTCCGTCCAGAGTCAAGGTGTTTCCGCCATACGAAGTCGCCGGCTCGCTGACGAGCGTGTGCTTATCTCCCACGACCTCGTAACGGTTCTTGCCGGGCTGCCAGGAGTAGCCGCTGGTTCCATGCCCGATCAGCCCGCTTGGGAACCGCAAGGTGAAATCGACGGTGTCCTCGACATCCCTAAATCGATCGTCGTTCGGCGGATTCGTGATTTTTGCCGTCACCTCCACCGGCTCTTCCCCGGAGAGATACCGAAGCGCTTGGAGCGAATAGATGCCGATATCCATCATCGAGCCGCCACCCGCAAGCGCGCGTTGAGTTCGCCACGTACCACCCGGCATGTTGAATCCGTGATCGGACCGGATCGACTTGATGTGCCCAAGCTCGCCCGATCGACAAGCCTGGATCGCCCGCATGTTATGCGTTTCGTAGTGCGATCGGTAGCCGATCTGCAGGAGCCGACCCGCCTTGCGGCAGGCGTCGATCATCCGGCGGCAGTCGGCCGGCGTCGGCGCCATCGGCTTCTCCGAACAGACGTGCTTTCCGGCCTTCGCGGCACGAACCGCAAACTCTGGGTGCGTGGCCGGCGGGGTGATCACGTACACCGCCTCGATCTCGGAGTTGTCCCGGATCGCGTCCATGGTTTCGTACAGGTAGCGGCTCTTCTCCGGCACGCCGTATCGATCGCCGACCCGCTTCAGTTTGTCGGTATGTCCACTAATCAGCGCCACGATCCGCGAGTGATCGCAGTGGGCGAAGGCGGGCATGATCTGGTTTTGAGCGTAACCGCCAAGGCCAAGAATCGCCCAGCCGACCGGCTTGGTCTTCTCTTGCCGCCAAAACATATGCGGCGACAAAGCCAGCGCGCCGGCGCCGGCGATCAACTCTCGTCTCGTAAGCTCTCCCATAGCCACATTGTAGGCCGGAGGCCGGCCGAAGCTAATTACCGCCGAAAAGAATGCTGTTCAGGACAAGCTTGTTGAGACCCGGCCACATGGCTCGGTCGGTAGGGTCTTGCGTGAAGAGGAGAACGTGGCCTTGCCCGATCGGGGCGTCTTGGAGAAAGACGGTATTGCGGAGCGCTTTCTCGGTTTCCGTGGGCCACTCCCAGCCGCTGAGCAGCTTGGTAACTTTCTCGTCGGCGCTAAAGGCGACGATGCTTCCGCCCTCTTTGCGCACGTCGTAGAACGTATCGCCGGAGATCGGGACCGCGATATCGATCTTGCCGGTCGCGGGCGCGGCGTAGCCGTAGCTGAGCGGGCTGCGAGGGTCGAGCTCGGCTCGGAAGAGCGAACCGGGCAGGCTTTGGCTTTCCTCTTTCGACTTCGTCAGGTCGGCGAAGGCGTCTTTGCCGATCGCCCACTTAGGGGCATCGAGCATCACCAGATGGCCTCCCGCGCTCACCCAGTCCTTCAGATGAGGAGAGATCGAACTCGCCCCACGAGAAGGGAGGATGATAGCGGTAAAGCGGCCCAGATCCCCTCGGCTCAGGGCGTCGCCGGAAATAGGAGTGAACGGCACATGCCAAATGCGCTCGAGCAAGAACCAAGCCGCGCCGGACTCGGCGAGATTGGTATTGGATCCCATCACGAGGGCGATCTTCGGCTTGCGCAACGAGCCGACGGTGCCGCTGCCCGGTCCCTCGCGATCGACCTCTGGATAGCCGCTATTGAGCGAGATGGCTTCCGCCTTTCGGCCGCGGAGAGCGGTTTCCAACAGTTTCTCGTACCCATCGTCGTTTCGATCGGCCAATACCAGGAAGGTCCCGCGGGGGAGCGACTGTCCGCCGACCGTCATCGGCTTATTCGAATAGGAGACTCTCACCCCGGCGTTGAGCGCGTCGAGCGCCGCCAGGGCGTCCTCTTCGTCCCGGTACGGCAAGGCATAACCTACCGAGCTGGGGAGGAGTTTGAAGGCGTAGACCGGATCCGGCAACGCTCGGACCGCGGGAGCGCTCTCGCACCACCAGGCGCGGAGGTTGTGGGCGAACGGGAGCGCCCATCCGGTCATGTCGTAGAATTCGCTCCCCTCCGGTCCGGGGTACTCCTCCCCTTCCGGCGCGGTCTTCTTTTTGCCCGTCTGGGCTTTCACGAATTCCGGCTCGAAGTCACTTTGCATTTCCAGCAGCGCCTTCGCCAAGGGACCTTGCGGTTGCGCCATGTCGACTACAAGGACGTTCCCCTGAAAGTCGGCCGGGCCGGCCGCGCCGGTCCAGTAGTCGTGGGCGTCGTTTTGATGAAACGGCGCGGCGAGGGTGGAACGGATTCCGGCAAAGCCGAGCTGTTCGCGCAGCCGCATCAGCGGGCGCGGGTCGGGGGAGGTCATCACCACTCGTTGGAACTTGCCGGCGAACGAGCCGTTGTTTGCGTTCCGCTTGAATTTAGCGTAGTCGGCGAGCAGCGGCTTCGCGTTCTCCGACGCGGCCCTCACGACGGTGAGCGCGCTCAGGAAATGCTTTTCCATGCCTCGGCGGAGGGTGAGAATGCTGCCGTCCTCCCGCTCGCTGGCAAGACGGCGGCCCCCGTCGGTCTCGTGGGTCATTCCAATCGCGCCGCTAAGGGTGGTGCTGGAATCGAGGTAGCCGGGATAGTAGAGGTCGAACTCGTCCTTGGTGAAGTAGCCGAAGCCCGCAGAATCGAACGCCTTTCCGGTGGCACGGCCGAAAAGCTCCGTCCATTTGGCATTCCTCGCTCGGTTGACATTCGGGTTGATGGACATCGGCTCGGGCGGGAAGAAGTAGCTGTTGACCTGGCCGTGCTGATCGATGTAGACCTGAGGCCCCCATCGAAGCATTTCCGCAAATTCCTGGCGCGTCTCGTCTTGGCTGAACGCGACCCGGTCGCGATTCATATCGAATCGATAGTGGTTTAGCCGCCCATAGACGGTGCTCGGCTGGAATCCCTCGAACGCGGCCGGGTCGGACGAGCCGACGGCGAGCGAGTTGTAATAAACGACATACCGCTCATGCCCGTCCGCGTTGTAGACCGGGTTGAGCATGACGACCGACTCGTCGAGCGCCTTGGCCAGCGGCCCGCCGCGCGCGGCGGCGAGATTGTAGAGGGTCCATATGCCACTCTCGAAGCTGGCAGTCTCGTCGCCATGGATACATTCGTTGATCCAGATGATCGGGACCGTCTTGGCCGGATCTCCTTTGCCGCTTGCGAGGTCGGCGTGCTCCTGGCGGATCGCCTCCAGGCGAGCGATATTGCGGGGAGAGGAGATCGCGAGGATACGAAGCGGGCGGCCTTCCGGGGTCTTGCCGTATTGGATGACTTTAACGCGGTCGTGAGCCGCGGCCGCGATCGCGGAGATCACCCGCTCCTGGTCCCGAAAGTTCGTGTGATGTTCGCCAGGCGCGTAACCGAGCACCGATTCGGGTTTCGGAACCGAGGCATCGTAGGGACCGAAGGAGTAGAAGTCGAACGGTCGCGGTCCAAGCAGCGCGAGACCCGCGATCAGGGTGGCGAACATGAGGGAAATTGTAGCCGACTATGTCTTTGGCAGGAACCTAAGGAGACCGGGCGGGCTACCATTTAGAGGTGCTAAAGAAAAATCAGCGAGTCATCCGGACCTCGGACAAGAAGGAGTTCAAAGCGAACGGCGACAGCCGGATCACGCACATGGACGAGGACGGTCGCGAATGGCAGGAAACGGAATATCGGGCCGTTGCTGAAGACGGAAGCGTCGTGTGGGTGGGGGAATCGTCCCTGGCCAAGTTTAAGGTCCTGGAATAAGGGCACATAATCGGCAGTGCTTAAGATTCCACTTGCCGGTGACTTCGTTGGCGCTTCGGACAGCGATTTTGTGATCGCGGAGTGGACTCAGGATGGGCCGGAATGGGTTGCTCCCCTTCACTACCATCGGAATTGCGACGAGGCTTGGTACGTTCTGGAAGGGGTTCTGAGCTTCCTTGTAGGAGAGGACGAGACGCTGGTGCCGGCGGGATCCGCCATCTTGGTTCCGAAAGGGACCGTGCACAGCTACCGAAACGCCGGCGAAGTCCCCGCGAGGTACCTCCTCGTGATGACGTCCAAGACCCACCAGCTCATCGACGCGATTCATTCCTCATCGGACCGATCTCCGGAAGGGATGGCGGCGGTTTTCGAGCGGTTCGATGCCGTCCTGCTCGGCTGGCCCCGACAAACGAAGGTTTAATAGCCGGATGTCTTCCGGCAACCCTGTTCTGCCCGGCTGCTACGCCGACCCCGAGATCCACCACTTCGCGGGGCGCTTCTGGATCTACCCGACCTTTTCGGCTCCGTACGAGGAGCAGACGTTCTTTGAAGCATGGTCCTCAGCCGACCTCACGGGTTGGCGGAACGAAGGGCGAATATTGGATTTCGCCGACGTCCCGTGGAGCACGAACCGGGCCGCCTGGGCTCCGAGCTGCGCGGAAAAGGATGGTCGCTACTACTTCTATTTCTCGGCCGGAGACGGGGCCGGCCTGGGGGTCGCGGTCGCAGACGCGCCCGATGGCCCCTTTCACGATGCCCTTGGCCATCCGCTGGTGAAGGAATATCACCATGGAGCCCAGCCGATCGACGCCCATGCGTTTATCGACGACGACGGCACGCCGTACCTGTATTGGGGAGGCTGGAAGCACGCGGTCATGGCCCGGCTAGGCGACGACATGACTTCCATCCAGGGCGAGATCGTTGAAATCACTCCCGAGAATTATGTGGAGGGGCCGTTCATGCTTAAGCACGCGGGTCGTTATTACTTCATGTGGTCCGAGGGAGGCTGGACCGACCACACCTACCTGGCCGCCTATGGCTCCGCGGACACGCCGTTTGGACCGTTCAAGAGGGAGGGCGTTCTCCTTCAAAACGAGCCTTCGGTCGCGAAC
This window encodes:
- a CDS encoding PLP-dependent aminotransferase family protein translates to MTGLRLERDSSEPIYQQIAEQLRSQIASGALPLGCRLPTVRSLAGSLDVARQTVLEAYRLLGSWGLTEARVGDGTRVVRELPSAEARERLAALLASGPMADYEPLSSAGGLRSLATAVPDPALFLHDEFLAEIAELRNASPWAFYYAPPAGLPELRYALARERETAEAELLVTLGANHAIGLLLDELCSPGDQILVEEPGFLGMESFLTMRGLVAVRAPSGSAGLDLDALRSLVKGVKAILCWPSFGPATGSLAPLETRREIVRLAEERGIYVVEDAHYRPIAFYGQPPRLRSLSRSRFVVEVDSLSGYLAPGLRAGWVIADRELIGRLEQRVRGTGSAGLGFSQLALAGYLRKGRLAAHLERVIPRYRARRAALTSGLRFEWPDESAWFEPLGGLSVWVTLPTGGRYEDLYEQSLIRGVPFAPGALFGAPSNTLRLSFGTQRPESIQEAMAILGRLVRDRVR
- a CDS encoding Gfo/Idh/MocA family protein, whose product is MGELTRRELIAGAGALALSPHMFWRQEKTKPVGWAILGLGGYAQNQIMPAFAHCDHSRIVALISGHTDKLKRVGDRYGVPEKSRYLYETMDAIRDNSEIEAVYVITPPATHPEFAVRAAKAGKHVCSEKPMAPTPADCRRMIDACRKAGRLLQIGYRSHYETHNMRAIQACRSGELGHIKSIRSDHGFNMPGGTWRTQRALAGGGSMMDIGIYSLQALRYLSGEEPVEVTAKITNPPNDDRFRDVEDTVDFTLRFPSGLIGHGTSGYSWQPGKNRYEVVGDKHTLVSEPATSYGGNTLTLDGNPFPVTANDQFAAQIDHFSQCIRNHTKVRTPGEEGLRDIRIVQALYESARTGRPVRMRAS
- a CDS encoding M14 family zinc carboxypeptidase, whose amino-acid sequence is MFATLIAGLALLGPRPFDFYSFGPYDASVPKPESVLGYAPGEHHTNFRDQERVISAIAAAAHDRVKVIQYGKTPEGRPLRILAISSPRNIARLEAIRQEHADLASGKGDPAKTVPIIWINECIHGDETASFESGIWTLYNLAAARGGPLAKALDESVVMLNPVYNADGHERYVVYYNSLAVGSSDPAAFEGFQPSTVYGRLNHYRFDMNRDRVAFSQDETRQEFAEMLRWGPQVYIDQHGQVNSYFFPPEPMSINPNVNRARNAKWTELFGRATGKAFDSAGFGYFTKDEFDLYYPGYLDSSTTLSGAIGMTHETDGGRRLASEREDGSILTLRRGMEKHFLSALTVVRAASENAKPLLADYAKFKRNANNGSFAGKFQRVVMTSPDPRPLMRLREQLGFAGIRSTLAAPFHQNDAHDYWTGAAGPADFQGNVLVVDMAQPQGPLAKALLEMQSDFEPEFVKAQTGKKKTAPEGEEYPGPEGSEFYDMTGWALPFAHNLRAWWCESAPAVRALPDPVYAFKLLPSSVGYALPYRDEEDALAALDALNAGVRVSYSNKPMTVGGQSLPRGTFLVLADRNDDGYEKLLETALRGRKAEAISLNSGYPEVDREGPGSGTVGSLRKPKIALVMGSNTNLAESGAAWFLLERIWHVPFTPISGDALSRGDLGRFTAIILPSRGASSISPHLKDWVSAGGHLVMLDAPKWAIGKDAFADLTKSKEESQSLPGSLFRAELDPRSPLSYGYAAPATGKIDIAVPISGDTFYDVRKEGGSIVAFSADEKVTKLLSGWEWPTETEKALRNTVFLQDAPIGQGHVLLFTQDPTDRAMWPGLNKLVLNSILFGGN
- a CDS encoding cupin domain-containing protein: MLKIPLAGDFVGASDSDFVIAEWTQDGPEWVAPLHYHRNCDEAWYVLEGVLSFLVGEDETLVPAGSAILVPKGTVHSYRNAGEVPARYLLVMTSKTHQLIDAIHSSSDRSPEGMAAVFERFDAVLLGWPRQTKV
- a CDS encoding glycoside hydrolase family 43 protein, which codes for MSSGNPVLPGCYADPEIHHFAGRFWIYPTFSAPYEEQTFFEAWSSADLTGWRNEGRILDFADVPWSTNRAAWAPSCAEKDGRYYFYFSAGDGAGLGVAVADAPDGPFHDALGHPLVKEYHHGAQPIDAHAFIDDDGTPYLYWGGWKHAVMARLGDDMTSIQGEIVEITPENYVEGPFMLKHAGRYYFMWSEGGWTDHTYLAAYGSADTPFGPFKREGVLLQNEPSVANGAGHHSVLRLPDSERYVIAYHRRPLEAESPHHRVVCLDELIFRDDGSIEPVKLTNLGVTLDTV